Within Hydrogenophaga sp. PAMC20947, the genomic segment CAGGTGCACGGCGTCAAATCCGGTGGCACAGACCAGCACATCCACTGGGTGCTTTTGCCCGTCGGTGGTGAGGATGCCGTCGGGTGTGATGCGCTCGATAGCGGCGGTGATCAGCTCCACATGGGGCCGACCCAGAGCCGGGTAAAAATCGTTCGAGTAGATGATGCGTTTGCAGCCCAGGGGATAGTCTGGCGTGAGTTGGTCCCGCAAATCCGGATCGCTGATCTGGCGCCGTTGGTGGGCCGACGCCGTCTTGAGCATGCCCTTGCGCGCCAATGTGCCTTCGTCAAAGCCCCGGCGTCCCCACTCCAGCACTTGCGTCCAGGTCCAGCGCACAGCCGCTGCATAAGGGGGGCAGTGCGCAAGGGTGCGGTCGAGGGCGTTGTAGCGACGGTCCAGACGCGGCATGACCCAGTTGGCTGTGCGCTGGAAAACCATCAGCTGGCCAGCAGTTTTCGAGATCGGCGGGATCAGTTGCGAGGCGGTGGAGCCGGTGCCGATGACAGCCACGCGCCGCCCGGCAAGGGCCACTCCGGCATCCCAGCGCGCGGAATGCAGGCGCTGCCCCTGGAAGTCGTCCAGACCAGGGATGTCGGGCCAGCGCGGCTGGCTGAGCGGCCCGGTGCTGCAGATGAAAAAACGCGAACGCAGGGTGTCGCCACTTTCGGTCTGGAAATGCCAATGGCCGCTGGTTTCGTCAAAACGGGCTTCGGTGAGCCGGGTGTTCAGCCGCAAGTGGGCGAGCAAGCCGTGGCGCTCGGCCAGGGACTGCTGGTAAGCCTGGATTTCAGGCGCACTGGCGAAGCGGCGTGTCCAGTTCGGGTTGGGCGCAAATGAAAACGAATACACCGGCGCGGGCACATCCACATGGGCGCCCGGATAGATGTTGTCCCACCAGGTGCCGCCCAGTCCGGGCTGCTTTTCCAGGATCACAAAGTTGTGTTGACCGGTGCGCTGCAGCTGGATCGCCATGCAGATACCCGACATGCCCGCGCCCATGATGACCACGTCGTGTTCGCTGTACCGGGGCGCTTGTGCGTTCTGAACTGTCTGCAGCGCAAATCGGGTCAGTCGATGGATGGCGGCATCGGCGCTGTCCAGTACCCCACCATGGAGTTGAAATACGTGCCAGCGGTGCTCGGTGATGTCCAGGGTGCTTGGCACGCCAGCGATTTCCAGAGCCGCATGCAGGTCCAGGGCCTGTCCGTGCAGCATTTCATCTGTGCCCGCCTGGATCAAGGTGGGCGGTAGGTCGCGCAGATGGGCATGCAAAGGAGAGGTGAGCGTCTGTCTGGGGTCGCCTCCATTCAGGTAGAAACCAGCGCAAGCCTGGGCCCAGGCCGGGCTCAGTATCGCTTCGCCCC encodes:
- a CDS encoding alpha/beta hydrolase fold domain-containing protein, with translation MASFRPSGWFEACKAGVLRTSLRLLLKPVFSPRFSIAFQRRWLSLIAKTTLVPHGVTVEAGAAGGVPGEWLRRAHGDAVQPGCILYLHGGAYCLGSPATHRSLTARLAKFTGLPVFALDYRLAPDHPFPAALDDTLAAFRALHRDGPVVIAGDSAGGGLALATALALRDASGPRPAALLLLSPWSDVVMPDPPPLPVRGEAILSPAWAQACAGFYLNGGDPRQTLTSPLHAHLRDLPPTLIQAGTDEMLHGQALDLHAALEIAGVPSTLDITEHRWHVFQLHGGVLDSADAAIHRLTRFALQTVQNAQAPRYSEHDVVIMGAGMSGICMAIQLQRTGQHNFVILEKQPGLGGTWWDNIYPGAHVDVPAPVYSFSFAPNPNWTRRFASAPEIQAYQQSLAERHGLLAHLRLNTRLTEARFDETSGHWHFQTESGDTLRSRFFICSTGPLSQPRWPDIPGLDDFQGQRLHSARWDAGVALAGRRVAVIGTGSTASQLIPPISKTAGQLMVFQRTANWVMPRLDRRYNALDRTLAHCPPYAAAVRWTWTQVLEWGRRGFDEGTLARKGMLKTASAHQRRQISDPDLRDQLTPDYPLGCKRIIYSNDFYPALGRPHVELITAAIERITPDGILTTDGQKHPVDVLVCATGFDAVHLLSGVKVTGLGGQTLQQAWHSGPSAYHGVSVAGFPNLFLMLGPNTATGHTSTLLYIEPEVQHAIACMQAVRSGNHRWIAVKPEIQLAHNAALQARLGDSVWAQCRSWYRMEGGRIVALFPGFTAEYVSAVRHPNLTDYTLT